A genome region from Eurosta solidaginis isolate ZX-2024a chromosome 2, ASM4086904v1, whole genome shotgun sequence includes the following:
- the LOC137242746 gene encoding uncharacterized protein has protein sequence MEELLPSVNLDENLTNIMNELLGESTLNCETSNTSFDSNYSSEIENVQPCNFETIGENFVYIPEVNVSSNTLRLILRALSSDDSSFCVKSPTKKRPCQPDMWQQNIRKKLRECGKPYTDKHGIQRPGRKMGLPCSELCFYRCTQKITQRTRAELHNKYWSLNDVEKKAYILLSVQPCDVKRRRKSSTQRKSRTFNYYFDTKEETVQVCKKFFLSTIGISERKIYYLYNVPNNEDNDDTQTKPKIRGRPRTKIQKIQKETVGEKMQEIENQYVASNDILKICTEQLGLPCSDNCVYQCTQLFNEEARAELHNKYQNLSDTEKESHIFGSVQQSDGNCADSFDFYIDTNIASVQVCKEFYLSTFGISENVIYNLFNASNYEEHASVPKNFGLPSTNIDKIQEVTEHVLNFYAL, from the exons ATGGAAGAGTTATTGCCTTCCGTAAATTTAGACGAAAACCTTACAAA TATTATGAATGAATTGTTGGGTGAATCAACTCTGAATTGTGAAACAAGTAACACATCGTTTGA CTCCAACTACTCATCTGAAATAGAAAACGTACAGCCTTGCAATTTTGAAACAATTGGCGAAAATTTTGTCTATATACCTGAAGTTAACGTCTCAAGCAACACTTTGCGCTTGATCCTGCGAGCATTATCTTCAGACGATAGTTCCT TTTGTGTTAAATCTCCAACAAAGAAGCGTCCCTGTCAACCAGACATGTGGCAACAGAATATACGAAAAAAGTTGCGTGAATGTGGAAAACCATACACGGATAAGCATGGTATACAGAGGCCTGGGCGAAAAATGGGTTTGCCTTGTAGCGAGTTATGTTTTTATCGATGTACTCAAAAAATTACGCAACGCACGCGTGCAGAACTTCACAACAAATATTGGAGCCTTAATGATGTCGAGAAAAAAGCTTATATATTATTATCCGTACAGCCGTGCGATGTTAAACGTCGACGTAAGTCTTCTACACAGCGTAAATCGCGaacttttaattattattttgataCAAAAGAAGAAACTGTACAAGTatgtaaaaagttttttttaagtactATTGGTATTTCGGAAAGAAAAATTTACTATTTATATAATGTTCCTAACAATGAGGACAATGACGATACTCAAACAAAACCAAAGATTCGCGGTAGACCGCgaactaaaattcaaaaaattcaaaaagaaactGTTGGAGAAAAAATGCAAGAAATAGAAAATCAATATGTTGCGAGTAATGATATATTGAAAATATGTACAGAACAACTGGGTTTACCTTGTAGTGATAATTGTGTATATCAATGCACTCAACTTTTTAATGAAGAAGCTCGTGCAGAACTTCATAACAAATATCAAAACCTTAGTGACACAGAAAAAGAATCACATATTTTTGGATCTGTACAGCAATCCGATGGAAACTGTGCAGATTCTTTCGATTTTTATATTGATACTAACATTGCATCGGTTCAAGTCTGTAAAGAGTTTTATCTCAGTACTTTTGGAATATCTGAGaatgtaatttataatttattcaacGCTTCGAACTATGAGGAACACGCTTCAGTACCAAAGAATTTCGGTTTACCATCCACTAATATTGATAAAATTCAAGAAGTCACAGAACATGTACTTAATTTCTATGCATTGTGA